One genomic region from Phocoena sinus isolate mPhoSin1 chromosome 3, mPhoSin1.pri, whole genome shotgun sequence encodes:
- the RELL2 gene encoding RELT-like protein 2 isoform X2, translating to MSEPQPDLEPPQHGLYMLFLLVLVFFLMGLVGFMICHVLKKKGYRCRTSRGSEPDDTQLQPPEDDDMNEDTVERIVRCIIQNEANAEALKEMLGDSEGEGTMQLSSVDATSSLQDGAPSHHHTVHLGSAAPCIHCSRNKRPPLVRQGRSKEGKSRPRPGETTVFSVGRFRVTHIEKRYGLHEHRDGSPTDRSWGSGGGQDPGGGQGSGGGQPRTGMPASESLPPERPQPLALASPPVRNGGLRDSSLVPRALERSPGASAESMLGAGGRGPSPGLASQEANGQPSKPDTSDHQAA from the exons ATGTCGGAACCACAGCCTGACCTGGAGCCGCCCCAACATGGGCTGTACATGCTCTTCCTGCTTGTGCTGGTCTTCTTCCTCATGGGCCTGGTAGGCTTCATGATCTGCCACGTGCTCAAGAAGAAAGGCTACCGCTGCCGCACCTCGAGGGGCTCGGAGCCTGATGACACCCAGCTCCAGCCCC CTGAGGACGATGACATGAATGAGGACACAGTAGAGAGGATTGTTCGAtgcatcatccaaaatgaag CCAATGCTGAGGCCTTGAAGGAGATGCTAGGGGACAGTGAAGGAGAAGGGACAATGCAGCTGTCCAG CGTGGACGCCACCTCCAGCTTGCAGGACGGAGCCCCCTCCCATCATCACACAGTGCACCTGGGCTCCGCAGCCCCCTGCATCCACTGCAGCCGCAACAAGAGACCCCCACTTGTCCGTCAGGGACGCTCCAAGGAAGGAAAGAGTCGCCCCCGGCCCGGGGAGACCACTGTGTTCTCTGTGGGCAG gttCCGCGTGACACACATTGAGAAGCGCTATGGGCTGCATGAGCATCGTGATGGCTCCCCCACGGACAGGAGCTGGGGATCTGGTGGGGGGCAGGACCCAGGGGGTGGCCAGGGGTCTGGGGGAGGGCAGCCCAGGACAGGGATGCCTGCCAGTGAGAGCCTTCCCCCTGAGAGGCCGCAGCCCCTGGCCCTTGCCAGCCCCCCAGTGCGTAATGGAGGACTCAGGGACAGCAGCCTAGTCCCTCGTGCACTTGAGAGGAGCCCTGGAGCCTCTGCAGAGTCGATgctgggggctggaggaaggggcccaAGCCCAGGGCTGGCCAGTCAAGAGGCAAATGGACAGCCAAGCAAACCGGACACCTCAGATCACCAG GCCGCCTGA
- the RELL2 gene encoding RELT-like protein 2 isoform X1 translates to MSEPQPDLEPPQHGLYMLFLLVLVFFLMGLVGFMICHVLKKKGYRCRTSRGSEPDDTQLQPPEDDDMNEDTVERIVRCIIQNEANAEALKEMLGDSEGEGTMQLSSVDATSSLQDGAPSHHHTVHLGSAAPCIHCSRNKRPPLVRQGRSKEGKSRPRPGETTVFSVGRFRVTHIEKRYGLHEHRDGSPTDRSWGSGGGQDPGGGQGSGGGQPRTGMPASESLPPERPQPLALASPPVRNGGLRDSSLVPRALERSPGASAESMLGAGGRGPSPGLASQEANGQPSKPDTSDHQVSPPQGAGGV, encoded by the exons ATGTCGGAACCACAGCCTGACCTGGAGCCGCCCCAACATGGGCTGTACATGCTCTTCCTGCTTGTGCTGGTCTTCTTCCTCATGGGCCTGGTAGGCTTCATGATCTGCCACGTGCTCAAGAAGAAAGGCTACCGCTGCCGCACCTCGAGGGGCTCGGAGCCTGATGACACCCAGCTCCAGCCCC CTGAGGACGATGACATGAATGAGGACACAGTAGAGAGGATTGTTCGAtgcatcatccaaaatgaag CCAATGCTGAGGCCTTGAAGGAGATGCTAGGGGACAGTGAAGGAGAAGGGACAATGCAGCTGTCCAG CGTGGACGCCACCTCCAGCTTGCAGGACGGAGCCCCCTCCCATCATCACACAGTGCACCTGGGCTCCGCAGCCCCCTGCATCCACTGCAGCCGCAACAAGAGACCCCCACTTGTCCGTCAGGGACGCTCCAAGGAAGGAAAGAGTCGCCCCCGGCCCGGGGAGACCACTGTGTTCTCTGTGGGCAG gttCCGCGTGACACACATTGAGAAGCGCTATGGGCTGCATGAGCATCGTGATGGCTCCCCCACGGACAGGAGCTGGGGATCTGGTGGGGGGCAGGACCCAGGGGGTGGCCAGGGGTCTGGGGGAGGGCAGCCCAGGACAGGGATGCCTGCCAGTGAGAGCCTTCCCCCTGAGAGGCCGCAGCCCCTGGCCCTTGCCAGCCCCCCAGTGCGTAATGGAGGACTCAGGGACAGCAGCCTAGTCCCTCGTGCACTTGAGAGGAGCCCTGGAGCCTCTGCAGAGTCGATgctgggggctggaggaaggggcccaAGCCCAGGGCTGGCCAGTCAAGAGGCAAATGGACAGCCAAGCAAACCGGACACCTCAGATCACCAG gtGTCCCCACcacagggggcagggggtgtgtgA